In Marasmius oreades isolate 03SP1 chromosome 1, whole genome shotgun sequence, one DNA window encodes the following:
- the LSM2 gene encoding U6 snRNA-associated Sm-like protein LSm2 has product MLIFSVFKTLTDQQVIVELKNDLSITGVLKSVDQFLNIRLDNIKVLDEARHPHMMAVKNCFIRGSVVRYVQLPAEHVDTQLLEDATRREAQNPNKR; this is encoded by the exons ATG CTCATTTTCTCTGTGTTCAAGACCCTCACAGACCAACAGGTCATCGTGGAGCTGAAGAACGACCTCTCTATCACTGGCGTGTTGAAATCCGTCGATCA ATTCCTGAATATTCGACTCGACAATATCAAAGTCTTGGATGAAGCAAGGCATCCCCACATG ATGGCCGTCAAAAACTGCTTCATTCGTGGATCTGTGGTCAGATATGTACAATTGCCCGCAGAGCATGTAGACACCCAGTTGTTGGAGGACGCAACACGTCGAG AGGCGCAGAATCCAAACAAACGGTGA